The Rhododendron vialii isolate Sample 1 chromosome 3a, ASM3025357v1 nucleotide sequence TTCTTGGTGCAGTTCCCTGCCACCCCGAATTTGCATTACTAGGTTGATTTTGATGTTCCCGAGCCCTGATCCTGATTCCGGTTCCAAAGATATCATCATTGCCAGCAGCAATGGTATTAATGCTTGGTTCTTCAGGACTGTCGGGGAAATAGCATTGGCCAACCATCTCATTTTGCAGCATAACAGAACCTTCGGAGCCAATTCCGGAAGTTCTATAAGCTCTTACAGATACAGCCTGCACAACCTGCACAGAAttccaaatcaaaataaaaCTGGGGGTGAAAGAGGGCAACTTACAGAATAAAGGTAACAAAAAAATCGAAATAATAAATTGCATAGAAATAGGAAATAGAAAATTGATTAAATATGCAAGCACCCACAAATTGAAGTCATATCACGTGAATCACAGACCAAAACTTCCAAACAACAGACTTGCAAAAATCATAATGCATAAATTGCATAATGTGGTTATACCTGTGACTGGGGCTGGGCCACTTCTGCATCCGACCCACTGCAAGATCCAGTGTCGTTAGCCATCACGTAATTATAATGAGGTTGCCCGCTTCCTAAAGCAATACTGCTTGCGGAAGGAATATTCTTGCAACTCCCAGGATCTTCATAGGAATTATCACCCAGGGCTGAATCCAAGAAATCTACAACATTATCATGTTCATTTGTACCATATTGAAACTGCACCCCATTGTGGTTATTCCCCATGTCACTACCGAAGATGCCATGCATGTTATATGAAGATCCAAGTTCCATGCGATGCATGTGCACCGGCGAGAAGATTTTGCCATTGGCATCCTGTGCTTCTGGATTAGGGTCACAAAATTGACTCAACAATTGTTCTAGCTCGAAATCCGGCTGAAGACCACCATTGGGCCATTCATGAGTCAAAAAAGCATCAAGAGATGTTCTGTCAGAATTATCAGCGAGGCAACTCTCACTGCTAGGAGAGAGCTTTTCAGCTAGGGCGCTCGTACTGGGAGTTACTGGTTCTGATTGCATATCATCAGCAGTTGATTTAATAGTGACAGGAGAAGAAAAATCTTCTCCAACATCATCATCCTGATTACCCTCCAGCTTCTCATCGTGCTTCTTGATTAGCTTGCAAAGGACAAAGGATCCCTGAAGAGTGAAGGAAAAAAGAGTCTTATTGGGGATGTTTATGAATACCAAATTTAGAACATATGAAGCAAAAATACATCGGATCTCCAAAACTACAAGGAAAGCACTCATCTGACAAAAATAACAAGTTGAACCAAACCACAGGGTTGAAAGAAAGGAGGAAGCTGACATATTACGTTTGACCATGGCAAATATTGTTCCTATAGACCATGGCAAATATGGATAACAATTTCTCGTCATCATATACATGGTATGCAGTCCAAGGAAAACCTTCCCAAGTCATAATCCATGGAAACAATAAATCAAACCTGAGAAGGCTCCGACATGTTTTGCTGGAAACCAAAATTATAGCACAAAAGCAGCACCCATCTACCTAATTctgaaaaaatacaagaaactcCTAACATAGATGACAGAGTTCAGATAACTGGTCCATGCTGTACCTTGTTCAGAGCTCACAGTGAAATTTGCATTCTACTGTGTCCTAAGCAGCCCGAGGAACAAACTCATTTTATcttatttaaataaagaaatacagTTTAATTGCTCTAATTTCTCTGAGATAGCTTGATAAAAGACGTTTAGGAGATCTAAAAAATACTACCTCAATTCAAACTAAATCTGGTCAACATAGAAAACTCCTCATGCTAAAACTACAAAGTTCAGAAGCCGTAAGAAGCACATTGTACTTACCCATTTACACAAACATGTCCAAACACACAACACCAATCAATTACTGCAACACACACTCAATATCTCAAACATGACCAGAAGTCATAAATGTCAATTACACACAAGCCAAGACAATGCACAGCTACCAATCAACCCCACTTGGTAAACCAAACATGAGGAAATTCCCATAAATCAGATCAACAAACAAAGCTCACTTACAATTGGGTAGAAAAATAAAGACAGAAAAGCAGATAAAAAACTGAACCTGTTGGCGTCAAGCTACAAGCTTAAGTTCAGAAGCCACAGGAAACACACTCTACCTACCCATTTCCATCAACACGTACAAACACACCCCACCAATCCTATTACCGGAACCAATCCCCATTTGAACACACAATTTTAGAACACAGCAAGAAGTCACAACTACAAATTAACCCCAATTGGCAAAACAAACATGACACATGAGGAAATTTCGACGaatcaaatcaacaaacaaAGCTCACTTACAAACTGGGTCCAAATTAAACACAGAAAAGCAGCTCAAAAACCGAACCTGTCCAGGTTGAGTGCCGTCAAGGTCCTTACTAGTCGCACGGTACTCATGTATAACCCAATTAGTCCTCTGCCCTTTAGGAGCACGCCCACTGTAGAACACCAAAGTCTTCTTCATCCCAATAGTATTTGCTTTCCGTCCAGACCTGATCGTCCTATCCTTGCCAGTTGCTTTCCAGTAACCGTTCTTCGTCGCCCTGTTCAATCGCTGCCCGTTCTGATACTTCCGATCTTTCGGACAGAAGAAGAACCACTCATCATCATTCGTCTCTACCAGAGACATATCTACAATCAGACGTCAAAAGAGGTTAACTGATTAGTACTAATTTCTGGCTCCAAAAGCGATCCAGTACCGAAAAGATTCGACCTTTACCTCCAATACACATACGTAACGCAACAAAATTTGAGATACACACGTGTAATACAACATTATGACTGTCTAATAGAAAACCCACAAATTCACGAAAAAAGAAACGGGAAAAGGAATTACGAGTTTTGTTGATATTGCAACAAAATTAGCGATATACACGAGTATTAACAATATCACGACTGTGTAATAGgaaacccacaaaaaataaatggaaaatgaaatatGGGTTTTTGATGAGTACCTGGCAAATCTACAATCAGacgtaaaaaataaaaataaaataaaaagtgaacTAATTAGTACTGATTTCAAGCTCCAACAACGATCCAGTACCGAAAAAGATTCGATCTTTATCTCCAATATACATACATATCGCAACAAAAGTTGAGATACACAAATCTAGTACTATATTATGAATGTGTAATAGAAACCCACAAATTCAAGAAGAATAAAAGATTAAAAGGGAAAAGGAAATATGGGTTTTTGTTGATATCTCAAATACACGAGTAGTATACAATATCAAACCCACAAAATGAAAATGGGTTTTTGATGATTACCTGGCAGATCGTTCGGCTCATATTTACAGACGTCGACCTCACGGATGACACTGACGGCCTCCTCAATGCCGTTGATCTTGGATCGTAGGTAGTGATTTACGAGCTCTTCGTCGGTCGGTCGGAATCGGTACCCTACCGGAAGAGATCTCAGGGGCATGAGTTCTCTGAAGGGCATGACTTccatttttagagagagagagagattataaAAGATGAGAGGGAGAAAAGAGAGGGTAGTAGgatcttttttaatttatgtttttgaTTGGGAGAATTCAAAACCCTAAGGAGGAAGGAAAGGGaataagagagagaagattCAGAGATAATTCAGTGGGGTTTGGGCAGAAACATCAGCGAAAGTGAGGAGCgagagc carries:
- the LOC131319895 gene encoding NAC domain-containing protein 91-like isoform X2: MEVMPFRELMPLRSLPVGYRFRPTDEELVNHYLRSKINGIEEAVSVIREVDVCKYEPNDLPDMSLVETNDDEWFFFCPKDRKYQNGQRLNRATKNGYWKATGKDRTIRSGRKANTIGMKKTLVFYSGRAPKGQRTNWVIHEYRATSKDLDGTQPGQGSFVLCKLIKKHDEKLEGNQDDDVGEDFSSPVTIKSTADDMQSEPVTPSTSALAEKLSPSSESCLADNSDRTSLDAFLTHEWPNGGLQPDFELEQLLSQFCDPNPEAQDANGKIFSPVHMHRMELGSSYNMHGIFGSDMGNNHNGVQFQYGTNEHDNVVDFLDSALGDNSYEDPGSCKNIPSASSIALGSGQPHYNYVMANDTGSCSGSDAEVAQPQSQAVSVRAYRTSGIGSEGSVMLQNEMVGQCYFPDSPEEPSINTIAAGNDDIFGTGIRIRAREHQNQPSNANSGWQGTAPRRIRLQKKLQVGPVSCGDFGDLSYKEENSEAKTPIVAKAEEEIEQDASLSQLKMKSKTHVPSRGALFWISSSMFMLLVVVGLSIVVLSLRKYLKVEVD
- the LOC131319895 gene encoding NAC domain-containing protein 91-like isoform X1, producing MEVMPFRELMPLRSLPVGYRFRPTDEELVNHYLRSKINGIEEAVSVIREVDVCKYEPNDLPDMSLVETNDDEWFFFCPKDRKYQNGQRLNRATKNGYWKATGKDRTIRSGRKANTIGMKKTLVFYSGRAPKGQRTNWVIHEYRATSKDLDGTQPGQGSFVLCKLIKKHDEKLEGNQDDDVGEDFSSPVTIKSTADDMQSEPVTPSTSALAEKLSPSSESCLADNSDRTSLDAFLTHEWPNGGLQPDFELEQLLSQFCDPNPEAQDANGKIFSPVHMHRMELGSSYNMHGIFGSDMGNNHNGVQFQYGTNEHDNVVDFLDSALGDNSYEDPGSCKNIPSASSIALGSGQPHYNYVMANDTGSCSGSDAEVAQPQSQVVQAVSVRAYRTSGIGSEGSVMLQNEMVGQCYFPDSPEEPSINTIAAGNDDIFGTGIRIRAREHQNQPSNANSGWQGTAPRRIRLQKKLQVGPVSCGDFGDLSYKEENSEAKTPIVAKAEEEIEQDASLSQLKMKSKTHVPSRGALFWISSSMFMLLVVVGLSIVVLSLRKYLKVEVD